Genomic segment of Apium graveolens cultivar Ventura chromosome 7, ASM990537v1, whole genome shotgun sequence:
CTGTGGATGTTATGCACTATAATTTGGTCTTGACTGTAGTCTTGAATGTGGGTGTAATTTGGTTTTTTTGTGAACCTGCAATAGATTAGTACTTGGGaagttttttttaatttgtttagATCTTTAGTGAATGTAGATGGATTTGGTATATATGGGGATGTAGTACCTAGAATATTGTTAAATGACTTGCTGAACATTTTATATTGCAACGTTTTGTAATATATATGGCAATTTGAATGCTTTGCAAATTTGGATGCaattttggtatttttttattatttggataaaaaatatttgaatattacaCATCACATAGATCCTTCAAAACTGATTTAAAAACATGGATATTACATCTGTTCTAAACATGAAACGGTTGTTCCTGATATAAACATACATTAGTTTATGCCTTTAACATATCACTTGAAAACTGTTGGCTATTTTGACAAAAATCGGGCCTAATTTCacatcggttataaaccgatGTGTCTGATATAAATAGACATCAGTTCCTAAGTAAAACCTGATGTATAAAAGTATATTTACATCAGTGCCAAACCGATGTAAAAAATAGTGATATTTCTCTACACCCACCTAGATATCAGTTTTGAAAAGTTTAAACATCGGTGCAGAACCGATGTTTATTGACCCATTTCATATAGTGACAGTAGTTTCCACtcctaactctttcatttctactatctcgacggatattgttcatccgttgactagtgattgtatctcgacggatgtgcctaacagcagtaatgcgttgaaactctcaactactactTCAAcagatgtttctcatccgttgactatCTCTGCACCACTTGAAATCTCAACTAATATTACAAGTGCAGATAATTTAGTAGTTTTACAATTACACCTAGGATTGAGGGTAGGAAGTAAatagagtgagaggctgagttgctctcaggaaaaaagagaggaaatgagtgaaaatgtGCAAGCTATTTTTTCCATCTTGGTAAAAATGAGtaagtggagtcccaccttactaggtgaaggtgaggatgtgagggtgggaagccaaggggagcccttgatgcaagaaaagagagattatcagagaAAAGTAGGCactgaagaatgggaagagcctattgttagtgagttaagggatgtcaatgaggctgacaagaaacaactatttcagcaagaatatcaagatgtcactacaagaaaaatgtccatagacatcggtttttggccgatgtctatgttgtttagCAACcaatgttgatgtcggtgatgtctattctagacatcggccaaaacCCGATGTCTTTACTTGTTTAGACATCATTTCTTCCAAAATAACTGATGTCCATGcattattttttacaaaaaatgttagaaataaataatttaataattaaattataccTATTacaacatattaaacatataatgagctatgtttttttccacatagacatcgaatatttttatttatgtgatgtaaaatcagatattaaatATCGATTTCTTAAGTAAAGAGTGATGTCTATATTTGCACATAGACATCATGTTTACCCTAaacaaagtgatgtctatgtacCATTTAGACTTGAACTGtcagtctttgacatcagttttttttatCTAAAAGTAATGTACATTAACTGTTTTAacatcagtttttcttcttttACATTAGTGATGCCAATTTTCCTTTTAGAAATAAcatataatacaaaatataccactaaatcaaattttaatttgaAGTACAATTTAAACCCACAACAACTACTAAATCAAAATAATAAGTAGAAATGAACTAACTAAACACTTATATTAACCAACAATAATATCAAGTACCAAGTTTTCTTACATAACTAACCAAAACAAAACTATAAAGAAATACTTGTACAAGTAAACCAATGAAACCAGTATTTATTTGGTGAACCATCACAACTGCCCTCCTCATATTGTAGGCTGTCCAAACGGCAAATATTGATACTTCACCTCAACAAAGCATAACTCAGGGACCGGGTATCTTCCATTTTTGTTATGCTCATTCAGCTCAGTTAATGCGATCACCACTGTAGTGCAGACTTCATCACCCCACTCAATCTTTAAAATCTGTTAAAACCACGTGTCCATTTCTCTGGATCAGAATATTTTCAGGCTTCAAATTTTTGTATATTATACCTGAGTAGATTTTTAACAGCATATAGAGGAAACTTGTCAGACATATTACAAAGTCACACTGGAGGGACAAAACCTCTCAAATGTCAATAAAGTCAATACTAACAAATAAGTTTATTTTCAACATTAAGCGCATTTCTCAATTAATAAAGGAACAAACCTGCAGGGTATTGAAGAGCAGCAGAAACGCGGCATATGGAGGGAATAGCAGATGGATCTCTAGCACCAGCCCTTGCAATCAATACAACAACATTTTTTTCGGCAACATCAACTGCTTCTGAGCCTGTGGATCCACTAACACCCATGGACTCCAAGAGTGCCTGATTAAATCTTAAAAGGTTTAGCTCTTGCTAAGAATCTAAAAATGTTCTGTATTACGAGAAGAACACTGATTCCGTGCCCAGTTAATATGTGACTGGAAAAGACCAGCACAGTGTACTATAAAGAGCATGTTCGACACAAGATTTCATTTGCAATTGTTACTTCTAATACACAATAATGACACAAGATAATTTATTATGTAATCCGTTCACCTGCGGGGTTGAAGGAAGCATGTATAAGCTGTTATCTGGACTTTGGTAGAAAGCTGAAACTTCTCTTTCAATAAGATCTTTAGTATCATTAGATATGTTCATCAACACAATATATGCTGGAACGATGGTATCAGATGCATGCTCTCTTGCGGCCAATGGCTGCTGACTCCATAATGTTGCAGCATTCTGCAATGAaaccaaaaataaatatttattgcAAGAAGCAACAAGCATATGAAAATTAAGGCTCATAAGAACATATGgtatatttaaaagaataataGTTAAATAAATGCTCAATATGCCCCCATAATAATTAGCAAGTATGTTCTGCCTTCTGCATTCTGTAGGACTGTTCAAAGGAGTGGACAAATGACCAACTATCCTGAAGTTTCACTAAGTTAATAATCCTTTACGTTCTTCTGCGATTTAATTATGTCTGGTTGATACTATAAACATAGGGAAAATTGTAAGAAAGTTATTATACATAAACGATAAAAGGAATTAAAAGTATACCGTGATTGCAATAGGCTGTCCCACGGGTATATCCTTTGAACCTTCAGGTACCAATATCTTAGCTAGAAACCAGAATAGGATTGACCGAGAGTCTAAAATAAAGTACCTCTACTATACAACTTGATGCTACCCATCTAAAGTGATGAAACAGAAAAATGATAAACTCTGGGAGGCTATTGACCAATAGTTACATAAAGCAAAGATCACAACAGAAACAAGTCATAGACACAAGAAAGATAAATTATGGTTTTATATATAGCAGACTGTTGTTTATTTCAGAAGAAAAAAATATAATTACCCCTCTTCAAGACACTCAAACTCCAGGGTAGCATTGTCTGTCTCTATTTCGCAGATAACATCCCCCACTTCTAGCTGTcatatcaaatatatataagtgGGTACAGGAAAAGGCTAAAAAAATTAGCCCATCAACACTTAACTCCAAATTCTGGAAATGAATGGCAAGTTATGACACTTCAAGAAAAACAAATTTATGATCGAATGACACTGATGCAGCACAAATATCTTATAGAGCTAACCTTATCtccttctttcttcttccatttcGCCAAGTTACCTTAAGCCTGCAATGTAGTGTACGAAGAGCATATGTTATATTTCACTAAGAAACATGTTTAAAGTTTATATACCTAAGCAGCTAAACATCTTACCATTGTAGGGGACAAAGCTGGCATAACTACAATGTGGTTGATGACCTAGTCAACCACCTGTTTATAACTGGAGTAGATTTAGAACAATGATTTCTGGCATTTTAAATTACCCCTATGGAATCACTCATTGATTTCATTTCCCTTACTTGTGCTCCTAGAAGATTCATAAGGTCCTCAAAGTATCGTACCTCTGCATGGACTCAAAAATGTCAGCTACAAATGTTGTTACATGTTCAGTATCCATCAAGTATGGGAGTAGGTAACCTAAATCATTAAAGCACAAAGACAAAAAGATAAACTTATTCCAAAAATGCTAGCAGCAAAGAAAGGAAGCCTGGATTTGAATTAAATAAGTTACCTCCTGCTGGTTGACCAGTTGAAACTGGTGGGGTTTGATCCTGCCATCGGAAACAAGATGTTTTCATGATTAAGAATAGTAAAATTACTTATCTGAACTGTTGATGATAAAAACTGAGAGATATGTTTAAAAATGGACTCTATAAGGTGTGtaaatgaagaagaagaatacAAGCCTTCATCTATCTCCTCCTTTGTAAGGCCCTTCTTCTCCGAGAGGAACGCCTGTACAGGACAGGAAATCCCTTAATTTTTAGATGTAAAAGAAATTTGACAGCATTCTCCACTTGATCGTCCCGAATTGGTTCTGAGTTCACAAACACAGATAGAACCTTGGTATCTTGATGGACCTTGTAAACTCCAAGACTGTTATTAACAGAGTAGCAATGCTTAGCACAATTTAACACAACTTAAATTACAAAAACAATAGCAGTATATTACTGAAGTATTAATACATCATTTTCCCATATTCCCGTCAATCATAAGAGTTTTTAGAACCGTAAAAAGTTATTTCAATGAATGCATGAGTATTTGGTAGATCGTAATTAGTAATTAGTATTTGGTCTCATGAAAACGATATTCTGAGTTTCTTTTTTATCTTCTTCAAACTACTGTGCTACTGAAGCATTTCTCTTGAGACATTTAGTGGTAAGGTATCAGAATCAACAAGTCCCTAACTAGAAAGAATCATATCAGCAAATCAATCAGTGGTCACATATTTCATATTGTGACTCGAACAGGTTACACTATTTCATGTACTCGGTCTTTCTTTAACAAAAGAAAATATACCTAAAGTGAACCCGTTCTTCGATGATTCTGTGAGTGCAGCATCAACAATCTGTTTGAGACGTATCAGCTTAGACCCTCGCATGACAGCATTGCAAGTTATCAGTACCTTTGGTTTACAATCACTTATTCTTTGGGCAACAGATTCAACAAAGAATCAATTATTTTGAAACCAATAAGCAACTATAATTAAATGCTGAACATGTACAAATTAGTGACAACAATTTGTTAACAAAAACATACAGGGAAATTCATACAATTAGATATCCAGCACAGTTCCCCTTAACATAATTAGCTATATACCACtgatataaaaaaaatactagtaaactattagttattttaaaaaaaacatatatACTGGAATTAGCTACCAACATGCTCATTATCACAAGAAAGAATTGAATATCATGTAATCAGTAGACATGAAAGGATCGTTAACTTTACACaatttacaaaaattaaaaaaacaaacaaaaatacaaatgtacaaccaaaaacacccaaattatctaaagttttaaatctttttctcagattaggtcctgtatacaacaagaagaaaagtataagcaacaagtttagacactaaattaataaaaaaaataagggtttcaaattagaaaaaaccccaatttacaaaattagggttttgaattcaaaaatcctcaacttttaaaactggtgttcatgcagagaagaccagttcgattcaagtagatacaacacttaccgaagtagataggttaactgaaagaggcttaacggagagattgagagcggagagaggttcagagagagagaggttccagtgagagagagagagagagagattgtgatggtgagatgatggccggagttcagagagattgtgaggtGAGAGAGGTTCGATCGAGAGAGAGGTTCGATTTTGTTGTGTCTGAAGATTGATttggggggaaccaaaatttggttaagggggggagaattttgggattggggggaatgtagaactaaaaaatgaatgaaaatttcactaacgggggaaagaaaaggtgggcgcgatttttttttttggtgaattttagacatcggtttaattataaccgatgtctataaagaacaaagacatcacaaaaacacggggtgatgtcaatactttttttaacatcagtggcaaagttaattgatgtctaatgtgtgatgtctattgacattattcttgtagtgtgTCTTAAAACCTATTTATAAatctgaggcatttactcaccctattccagcttatcaagtATTGGCTGAACAAGACTATGTGGTTGCTGAGAGTATTCTCAAATTTGTGCACACAACTTCTTTCATGCAAAGGGTtaatgatgcaatcactgccatgccctccacagctggtgatgattttgattatcctactggtggttctgaagaaattttttgggatgatgatgatgatgaagtTGATTTCATAAACAAAGGGGGACAAGAAGGCCCTAGCTCAAGAACAAACACTCTATCATGGATGTTTAACAAAGAATGCAGTGAGCATCACTTCGAATCCACTCTCTTCAAACTAATTCACCAGACTCAGAGAGCTCTTCAAGCTACCacagatgccaacaccaagagtctTCTTCAAGCACACCTTGAGTCTCTTTAATTACACAAGATCCAATCtctaaaaaaaatattatgttaATAGCAGATAAGTATAAcaagtaatttttttaaataatattcctaaaAAAATTTAGTACAAAATTAACATAAGAATCTCGGTTTGTGCTTCGGTTATCTGCTAGTAAGAAAAAAGTAAAAAACAAAATTATGATAAGAAGGCCGTGAATGCTTTGGAGAGAAAATGGAAGagagccaaatataatgtttTAATCAAAGAATTTAACCAGTGAAAATGGACAGGTTCTAGCCAAGTAAGATAACAAGTTTTTAAACTAGGGATACATATTAAATTCTTTTTCTATTTCCCCTTTTTCACTGTTTATTCCTGAAATATTTTTTTGCACTTCTTCAATTTATCACTAAACATTGTAGAAGGAAACTCAATGGACTTCCTGTGTAGTGCTTGGTCTTTACTTCCCTAGGATTTCAATATTAATGTCCTACTCTTATGGTTGATCTATCTACAATAATAGGATTTCATTCTCATTTTGTTTCCGCAATGAATATCTGAATGTACAACATAATATTCAAATATTGTAATTCCTATTATTAATCGATTACTGACCATAACATTTACTACATATGAAAATGTTGTCAATTGAGCTTTATGACGTTTCATCactaatatatttaaatattccACACACAGGGTAGAGGATATTCATTGCAGAAACAAAATGAGAATCATGCTATTGCCTCATCTTCAATGGATTCTGTAATTAAGAGCTGCAGCCAAGCATGTCCGGAAGCTTTGTCCAATTATCCGTCAACTAAGAAACAAAAGACGTGTGATATTCAAAGCACAACCATCACTCCTGATGCAAATGGTAGTGCTGAACATAACATAATCGGTATGGGCCAATTAAATGTTATTTACTCCTTCAATAAATACGAAGTAGCTATTCTTGATATCATACATGACCTGGTTGATTTGAAATCATCCATATTAGTAACTAAAGCAAGAATAATAACAGTACTTGCACATCGAGGAGCTAGACGATGTATACAGTAGTTGCTAATATAATTGGATTAAACTCTCAGACTGTAGTCTATACTATACCATAGACTCCTATACTTTTTAATGTGACTTGCATAAACGGATTTACTGAATATTCATAAAAAAGAACCTTCACTCAGGTAGTTTGAGCCCTCAATTAGCACTGGCAATATTATAGTATCTGTGAACATAGGTATTTAGTTGCCCATGCAAATCCTAGGTAGAAGAAGGCTTGCTTAACAATTCTTGAATTGAAAACTAAGACTCAAACTATATATTTATCTCTTTTATACAAGCAATTGATGGCCAAACTCTGGTTAAGATGATTACGTTATCCATAATTAATATCCCATTACGCAATTCAGTAATCCAGTCAAATCAATTGCATCAACTTGATTATGGAAGAAGCAAAAAAAAAAACGCAAATGTGTGTCCTGATGTGGACACTCTAATTTAGAACACTCCAGTTCTTTGTACAGAGCAATTGACCTCTATTATGTGTTGTACCTGTCAAATCATTTCGTGCAGCGATCAAATTAATTACTACGAAAAAAGGTGCACCGCGAGTCGCCCTTTATGATGTTTGCAAGAAAAAACAGTGGCCGTTGCCTGAATTTGAGACAACTGAGAAGAAGTCAAGGTTAGATGTCGTACTTGACAGTTACTTTGTACTTTGTAATTTAAAAGTAGATGTTCAGCTAATGTAGCTACTTCTATTGCAGATCTCCCATTGTATTTATGGATGGCCCTGAAAAGAGGGAAGGTTTCAGCAGTTTCACGTCACAGATCACCTTAATCATTCCAGACCGCTGTGTTGTTGTACTCGATGGACATCCACGAGCAGACAAGAAAAGTTCTTTAGACTCTGCTTGTCTTCTGATGCTGTATGAACTTGAGCAACGAGGAATTCTCTCCATCAATAAATCATGATGATTTTATCTGTGACAGAGAACTGAACATGCATAGGAAGTAGGGTAAATGTATACAAGTACTTGAGCCAGGGGCATGGGCTTGTATACTATATATAATTTACATACTAATAGAATCagatataaattaaaaattatgctTTATTATTTTAATCAGAATGCTCATGTATTTAATTTACATTAATCAAGTTTTGTGGTAGTTTAATGAAGTAGTAATCTGGCAAAAAAAATGAACTAGTAAGAGTTTAATTCTGGAACTATATAATTTTATGTTGGACATTTTCGGTCGTTTATAAGTTTTCGATTTCTTAATGTCAATATGCGAGGATGAAAAGTCACCTAATAACTATTTCCAAACAAATGATCTATATTATGGATGATCTATATTATGGTGGCAAAAGGTTGGTCGTATTTGTAAAATCATTTACGACAAATTTTCGATTGTAAATAGACGTAAAAAAATCGGTCGATTATATTTAGTCGTGTAACTCCAAATGACTTCTCAGAGTCTTCGTCTTTACATTTAAGGCTTTGAACAGAAGAGTCTCAGTAGTTGGAATGACCCCCTCTGCACAGACTATTGTTGAAAAGTGTTATTATAGTACTCTACAGATTATCACACCCCCTATACACGGACTATTGTTGAAAAGTGTTATTATAGTATCCTACACATTATCACAACTTTAGACCTGACTTGACTTGGTTTACTCCAGTCTTTGCCAATACATCCAATTTTAGAGCTGGTGTCCGTGTTTGCCTCCGATCTTCCGCCACTTTAAATGTGACAATTATGCTCAAAGTCTTGTTCTTCTATCTTC
This window contains:
- the LOC141672611 gene encoding endoribonuclease Dicer homolog 3-like, whose product is MDSVIKSCSQACPEALSNYPSTKKQKTCDIQSTTITPDANGSAEHNIIAIKLITTKKGAPRVALYDVCKKKQWPLPEFETTEKKSRSPIVFMDGPEKREGFSSFTSQITLIIPDRCVVVLDGHPRADKKSSLDSACLLMLYELEQRGILSINKS